One Malania oleifera isolate guangnan ecotype guangnan chromosome 10, ASM2987363v1, whole genome shotgun sequence genomic region harbors:
- the LOC131166664 gene encoding uncharacterized protein LOC131166664, with protein sequence MRSSNQCLKVLVFIILAISVFYLFCAQTQSKFFFSSHPCSKKSSNVHETLRSSSSSPAQATTIFGSTQNQTDAVTNPEIPGKTQLRHIVFGIGASAKLWDHRKEYIKQWWRPGEMRGAVWLDRPVDDAGDDGYLPELRISGDISEFKYTNKHGHRSGIRLTRIVSEMVRLGMEDVRWFVMGDDDTVFVVDNVVRVLAKYDHREMYYIGSSSESHLQNIEFSYGMAYGGGGFAISYALAVALEKMQDRCIQRYPELYGSDDRIQACMAELGVPLTKEIGFHQCDLYGNLFGLLAAHPVAPLVSLHHLDLVEPIFPDMDRVDALQRLSLPIGLDSAGLMQQSICYDPTRSWTVSVSWGYAVQIIRGILTPREMERPSRTFLNWYPKADPTGFAFNTRPVRKNPCQAPFVYFLSDALFDDRMPSQYLRHGAPAAHCGWKMPSPSRIHIVEVYKKPDPDVWDKSPRRNCCRVLPTNKNGTMVIEVGACREGETIQPL encoded by the exons ATGAGATCTTCTAATCAATGTCTCAAAGTATTGGTCTTCATCATCCTCGCCATCTCTGTTTTCTACTTATTCTGCGCACAGACCCAAAGCAAATTCTTCTTTTCTTCCCATCCCTGTTCTAAAAAATCTTCAAACGTTCATGAGACCCTCAGATCATCTTCTTCATCCCCAGCACAGGCCACGACAATTTTTGGGTCGACTCAGAATCAGACGGACGCAGTCACGAATCCCGAAATTCCCGGGAAAACCCAGCTCCGGCACATCGTTTTCGGCATCGGAGCATCGGCGAAGCTATGGGACCACCGGAAGGAGTACATAAAGCAGTGGTGGAGACCCGGCGAAATGCGAGGCGCCGTGTGGCTGGATAGGCCGGTGGACGACGCCGGAGACGACGGTTATCTTCCGGAATTGAGGATTTCAGGGGACATTTCGGAGTTCAAATACACGAACAAGCACGGGCACCGGTCGGGGATTCGGCTGACGCGAATTGTGTCGGAGATGGTGAGGTTGGGGATGGAGGACGTGCGGTGGTTCGTGATGGGGGACGACGACACGGTGTTCGTGGTGGATAATGTGGTGAGAGTTCTGGCGAAGTACGACCacagagagatgtattatatagggAGTTCGTCGGAGAGTCATTTGCAGAACATAGAGTTTTCGTATGGAATGGCGTATGGAGGCGGCGGATTCGCCATTAGCTACGCGCTGGCGGTAGCTTTGGAGAAGATGCAGGACAGGTGTATACAGAGGTATCCAGAGTTGTACGGCTCCGACGACCGGATTCAGGCTTGCATGGCGGAGCTCGGCGTCCCTCTCACCAAGGAGATCGGTTTCCaccag TGCGATTTGTACGGAAACCTATTTGGGCTACTGGCGGCCCACCCAGTGGCGCCGCTGGTCTCCTTGCACCACCTGGACCTAGTGGAGCCCATTTTCCCCGACATGGACCGGGTGGACGCCCTGCAGCGCCTCTCCCTCCCCATTGGGCTCGACTCGGCGGGCCTCATGCAGCAGTCCATCTGCTACGACCCGACCCGCTCCTGGACCGTATCCGTTTCCTGGGGCTACGCCGTGCAGATCATCCGGGGCATCCTCACCCCCCGCGAAATGGAGCGCCCCTCCCGGACCTTCCTCAACTGGTACCCCAAGGCGGACCCTACCGGGTTTGCATTCAATACCCGACCCGTCAGAAAGAACCCGTGCCAGGCGCCCTTCGTCTACTTCCTCTCCGACGCCTTGTTCGATGATCGGATGCCCAGCCAGTACCTTAGGCACGGGGCCCCGGCGGCCCACTGCGGGTGGAAGATGCCCAGCCCTTCTCGGATCCACATAGTGGAGGTCTACAAGAAACCCGACCCGGACGTGTGGGACAAG TCCCCAAGAAGAAACTGTTGCAGGGTTTTACCCACGAACAAAAATGGTACCATGGTGATTGAGGTGGGAGCTTGCAGGGAAGGAGAAACCATTCAACCACTGTGA